The Longimicrobium sp. genome includes a region encoding these proteins:
- a CDS encoding MarR family transcriptional regulator, whose product MTIEIEAPAPLGREAAEARRVLRELMRLHQLRERDRVSVYGVTVSGAHALEVLAERGPLSLSALSAELFVDRSTACRTVGLLEDRGWLARLADARDGRAIRLELTEAGRVLEARLRQDAIWETEALLAALPADDHAAALHLLRELTRASAAHAGVPEPAV is encoded by the coding sequence GTGACGATCGAGATCGAGGCGCCCGCCCCGCTCGGGCGCGAGGCCGCGGAGGCGCGGCGGGTGCTGCGCGAGCTGATGCGGCTGCACCAGCTCCGCGAGCGCGACCGGGTGAGCGTGTACGGCGTCACCGTGAGCGGGGCGCACGCGCTGGAGGTTTTGGCCGAGCGCGGCCCGCTGTCGCTGAGCGCGCTCTCCGCCGAGCTGTTCGTGGACCGCAGCACGGCCTGCCGCACGGTGGGGCTGCTGGAGGACCGTGGATGGCTGGCGCGCCTTGCCGACGCGCGCGACGGCCGCGCCATCCGCCTGGAGCTGACGGAGGCCGGCCGCGTGCTGGAGGCCCGCCTGCGCCAGGACGCCATCTGGGAGACGGAGGCGCTCCTCGCCGCCCTCCCGGCGGATGACCACGCCGCCGCCCTCCATCTCCTGCGCGAGCTCACCCGCGCCTCCGCCGCGCATGCGGGCGTGCCGGAGCCTGCCGTGTAG